atctATAACCTGCTAGCTAGTAGTATCTTAAGTAAAGATGGgcgaaatggccaaaaaaaaaaatggttttttttctctctctctcttctcagtCATTCAGGACTATTATGAATCATAATCATATTTTATGATCTCAAtcaattttaatctaataaacccaacaaacatttatttaacggtttaatttattcaaaaattattcctgtgcaaaatgttcagacagcAATAATGTATGCTGAcactaaatcagttttaacataaatttAATATTCATAGTTtatgcttaaatgccacaaataCGTAAATTGTAAGTAAGTTGGTAACATGCCTTGTAAACcgcccatccagcattctgccacttgtgcaaaatcataacttacaaaaacatttggatataacagaacataagaacaacggCTTCAATAATCCAGAAGGCAAAACTCAACTTcacaatttagcaaatttttaacaattcaattttttaaatgactattgATCAAATTAATTCAATGTATTGTCCAGCCCTAATCTAGAGGTTTTTTGGGCACCAAAGAAACACCAGCGGCTTCAAATTCCTGCTTGTTGTTAATGCGGCTTTTTAACTGCTGCCCTGAAGATGGTACATTTGcatgacaaaaatgttcttaaaggggaagtcaaccttaaacatttcttgacaataatatatgtctAAGTCTAAAAattacattctgattaatattacatttgtggaatatgagctatgcagcaaaatccctCCATGTTTATCCAGCTCAACGGCGGCCTTTTTGCCACTTGttttcgactgaagatgacatcacagttgctcaagactcaggcaatgaccagtcacagctcacctgttttctgaagctgagctgtgattggttattacctgaGACTTGTCGCCTGAGcagctatgatgtcattttcactcgacagcaagtggcaaaacggTTGGTATTGATAGAAACTGCtgggttttgctgcttaactcatattccactaaggcAATAATAACCAAAagactgtatttagactagtggagctgcatataacatattattgtcaagaacatttttgggggttgacttcccctttaaaacgccttaatcggaacaaaaacattcacaaaTGATTAAACAGCACGATAAATGTCTTGAAATGTTCAGATCTTTCTTTCATTTCACAAGGCATTAGTCTATTCCTCACATTCAACAGAAACATGCTTCTTTTCGCCATTATGCATAAAAATTGAATTGCTTAATTATGTGGAACAGCCAATACAAAAGTTAGCAATACATGCTATGCACACATTTGGTGAACTGGCTTTCATGTAGTCTCGACCATTTGCCAATAACGTTGCGattgaagaaagaagaaatgtcGACATCATaggtatattatattttatgacTGCATGGATGTGTCCTGTGTGTCCAAGGCTCTGGACTACTCTCACAGTATGGGCATCATGCACAGAGACGTAAAGCCTCACAATGTGATGATCGACCACCAGCTGAGAAAGGTGTGTGTGCGTATTCCTTTACTGCTTGTTGTCATTATAGGCATTGACACTTTCATTCGTTCTGTGGTCAAGAATGCATATCTTAATCTTGCATACTTGAAgttgttttcatttcaatgcTTTGTGTAGTCACCACTTTCCAATCCTTAAGACTAACAGACAGGAATTCAAGAGTCTATGTACAGGTCCCAGCTTGATGTGGCATGCAGCCTCAACCAACCACATACAGCCAGAACATTCAAGACCACTTCCCTTTCTTGCTTTCAATGAAATGGAATGTTTTGTCAAAATAACTCGCTTTTAATGTGTGACACGGAGGGCTTGTGTTGCAGAACTGAGTGTCTTCACTGCAGCTGACTTTAACAGAATTTATTGTAACAATCCCTTAGGTTGTACGTTCTCGTAAGATAGTTAAGTTGTTGTTGTGGCCCTGTTGTACTAAGCAGCCAGGACATGGAGAAGTTTTCTGTTTTGGGGTCCTTGTGAACTGTTCACTTTTGCTATCAGTTTACGCGTCTGGTTACGTAGTAcgtacattacattttttttgtgtttataccACAGCTGCGCCTTATAGATTGGGGTTTGGCGGAATTTTACCATCCTGGTCAGGAATACAATGTCAGGGTGGCCTCACGCTATTTCAAAGGCCCAGAGCTGCTTGTGGATTACAAGGTACAGTACCTGCTTTTACAGATTCACATTGTACAAAgccggttgttgttgttgttgttgttgttgtttttatcaaATGCTGGCTCAAGTGGtgatgtttgtgtattttctccCAACTGATGTGTGGTTTATTCCTATTTCCCAGATGTATGACTATAGTTTGGACATGTGGAGTCTTGGGTGCATGTTGGCAAGCATGATCTTTTTGAAGGAGCCATTTTTTCATGGCCAGGACAATGATCAGGTAACAGAACACAAGTCAAGTAATaaacattgttattattattattagccttTTACCATACTgtcggaataattgtaaatagaagttatcatacatttgcttcaatgaagaatgctttgctctgctccacactcacattcacatagccgaGCTATACGTTATCTTAACATAATAAGAAGCTcaagaaccagaacatctaacgcagcagaatggttagagccagtctgctgaggctgcctgttttctgttgagaaatgattgcaaacttgaccacatgtactcagcaatcttccactcacatgcacacacatatagacaaacaagtacactgtgttccaactatgttttgcatttgcattattagggttggaacacctatggaactaggggtgtggaaaccaaataaaaagagggttaaggaggagattttttttcagagtgcagtagtgaattgtatcagtcagttcctcaaCAACTCCACTTAGTCGGTGTCTACAAATAATCAGTTCTAGAAAGTGCTCCATTCATAGAATGTGTTATCATCAAGGTTTTTATAGATACTTCATGCAATTAATAATGACTAATTGTAGGTCTTCTCAGCGCCCTTTTATACGAGACATGGTTCACATCAGTCAACGTTTCTTGAGAACAGAAACCTCAAAACtgctttttttaatatatatatatacagcagCAGAACGACTTTGACCAACAGCTCCAATTTCATCACGTTGATTCTAAACTCGAGATTGGATGACTCCAATTGTCTGCTGGATAATTCAATAGCTCGGAGTTTCACATACTTTCCTACTGTGCACTGCAAATGTTTACATGGTTGTCAAGTAGAACATGAAGTTCGTGTCAAATTTTCTGACTGATTTATGCagaaattagggatagaccgggCCAATCAGCGCCggtattgggcattttgacaaatatcagtgtcggccttttttcaaaatgtgacaGCCGATAAAAGGTAAAgctaaaactattttaatctgagggaactatttattccaattaaaaaaaaaaaaaaaaaaactttataagaaatgctgctgaccctgggaaccttcttaaccttttgtttttgtttgacattgAAAATAAGAAACGTGAtagtttaagattttttttattttttattttattttggaaaacaacagctatgatttatttatttaagttccATTTAGCATTTTAAGATGTACTGATAATGATAACCTTGGGAGatccctgaactttttttttttcccgttttaatttaaaacgaTATACAGTAAATtgtctaagataaaaaaaaataaaaaaaaatctacatttttgaaaagttcaataaacatgctttaagacattacaacataGAATAgaaaaaatgaatattggctccaaatatcagttgttggcctccttgactactaataaccggcatcggtatcggccctgaaaaaactaTATTGGTCTATCTAGCAGAAGTCCATGTAGTAAATTCCAAAGGgtttacatattttttgcaACTGTAAATGATCATAAGCAGTCTGGAAATGTAGAAGTAGGTGTAAATAAACATCAAAATCTCCAATTCTTTCATCTTGTTTTTCAGTTGGTTCGCATTGCTAAAGTTCTTGGCACTGACGAACTTTTTGGCTACCTGCACAAGTACCACATAGAATTGGACACTCGCTTCAAAGACCTGCTGGGACAGTAAGTGTTGGCATGATTCTCATTCCCATTTGTTcgatttattgtcattgtacactaaataaaaatgtaaagtaaacacaacccttttgtttttgttcccatttttttgtgagCTGGAGCGGTGAGTCCTTTGGTCTTTGTGCCCCtgtttcattgttttgttttatatttttatttgtattcagcACTTTGGTCGActgttgttttttaagtgcTTTATAATAAAGTTGGATTGGGTTGGACGCGCTTCTACAGAGATTGTGTACAAGGAAGGACCTGGACGATTGTCtcacattttcatccatccatttcctataCACCATTTATGCTTTtgagtagggctgtgcaattaatagaaattcaattacaatttcaattattatactccacaattacaaaatcagcataatcgtaaaaaaagatcattaatactaatttttgaattgtttaaagttatacatttttaaatttaaatgtatttaaaataactagtttaatacattttgtttaatccaagaggaactttcataattatagtgtttcaaagaattttatttgtcttattttttgttttttacatctaaacgttttcttgttttgtaccaaaacacAAATAATGTCCTACTACACAGtgtacatgctgcactccaacttcaagtttttgccaacataaataaacaaacaaacaaataaataaatacatattataaatatatattattataaattctcttTGGTCggaaaggaacttacataattatagtgtcttttatttttttaaatcggtcttaatatttttaaaatgtgaaaacagtTTCTCATTTTGTACCAAAACATAAATGATGTCCATACTGCACAGCGCATTTTAAGTTTTTgcctgcataaataaataaataaataaaagggcgGAATGGTGGGTAACTGGttcgcacgtccgcctcccagttctgaggactcgagtccaggctccgtccttcctgggtggagtttgcatgttctccccgtgcctgcgtgggtcttctccgggtactccggtctcctcccacattccaaagacatgcatggcaggttaattgggcgctccgaattgtccctgcccaaagccagctcagataggctccagcaccccccgcgacccttgtgaggaataagcggtcaaggaaatggatggatggatggataaataaataaatgcataaagaaATCTTATAAATTGAAATTATGTTTggaccaaaaggaacttacataattagttATTTGTTCTGTAGTTCTCCTTCATATTGCCATCATAATGTTAAGCACTTTGTGTGTTCAGGCAAACACGGAAGCGTTTGGAGCAGTTCATCCAGTCTGAGAATCAACATCTGGTGAGCCCTGAGGCTCTTGACCTGCTGGACAAGCTCCTTCGCTATGACCACCAGCAAAGACTAACTGCACTGGAGGCCATGAAGCACCCATATTTCTGTTAGTAGCAACTTCTAGAGGTTAATCAGACAATGTGGTAACATGCAGAACATCTCATTTCAATTCATTAGCGTCCGGACGGGTTTTATAAATTTATGAAATTGTCTGGTTTTCATTGTGCGACGAATGGGAGGCGGAGTGCACCATGTTACCGTAATTGGTAGACCGCACTGCTCCCAAGTTCTTTGAGTaaacagccattttgccactggctgtcgactgaagatgacatcaatagaAATCCTGTAGTCACGTGACTTTGTCTGATCAGCCACCATGTACAAAGTGCAACATTGGCTACTATTGATTCTTCTTTTGGTAGCCTGGAGCATGctgatctttttttcttcttctcgttGTGGCAGCTAatccacaacagctgtcaatcatcgTTCAAGTGTGGCGTTTGCCATTTACTCAAAGTGGCAGATGCGTGTTCTAtcctgtcaaaatggctgcgctaACGGCCATTTTGGGATGCGTGACGTAAAATGTCAGGCTATcattgttgctcaggtctcagctaTCGTTGccccctgagcaacattgacgtcACCTTCAGttgtcagcaagtggcaaaatggccaccacctAAAgacggataaaaatggctggattttgcttcataactcatattccacaaatgtaatattattagACTATTGAgatcacatacaacatattgctgtcaagaaatgtttaaggttgacttccacttttaaGTATCTCGAGGACGGGCCGAGTGTCCTTTTGGAATtgaaaatatggtcaccctGTTTGTAGCTATTGTAAATTAATAACGTACAAATCCGTTTCATTATATGTTAACTGTCTCTTTTGTCTCTTAGACCCTGtgataaaacaatcaaatacaAATTCCAATAGAATCAGGACAAAGGAAATAAGCACCTCCATTGCATCATGATAAACAGCAGACAGGTACGTACACGGCATCACTAATATtaatacaaatacacttttgtGCTCTTGTCATAATATTGTGCACCATTTCTACCAGAACTTTGTCACAATTACAACTGCTTCAATATTTACGTATATTTCTTTTGTTTGCATTGgagcaacaaacacaaaaaaaatatctggcGAAATGTAAATGTTATTGTTGCCAAAGTGTTGACTTAAGTATAAttcagtcattttttatttttttttgcgtgaaAGTTATAATTAAGATGGCTACAACACACACTGTAAATACACCACAATAGAGCTTCTATGGCTCCTTTCCTTGTGGCCTTTAagaataaaattcagtttgacCATCCACATGGGCGGCAAATGGGGATTTTCAATGCAGTCTTTGACATAGTTCCAGATATCTAATCTTCACATAATGCTGAACAATCATATTCTGCTCTTGGCACATTTGTCCACTCTTCAGAGTGGCACAGCTCAGCAGTTTCCAAATTAGATCCCATTGGACaatagcaacaaaaacaaaaaactaacagatTGTCCACGACTTATGGTCTGGACCTCCTTTCCTGCTCCGTGGCCTCTTAGTGCATTGCTTTCATTATCTGTCATAGACTCAACCTGCCAGACGTCTGTTTGAGCAGCACTAATAGTGATACGGTtctatttataatatattatttattggaTAAGTAACGTATTTATCCTGTCCCTCTAGGAAGAATCTCGCCGTTACCTCAACCAGCAGAGTTCTCTGCCTCCATGCCAACAGTCATACATGAGCAAAATGTCAAGACCAAACCTTCATTTCTGCATTCCATCCCTTTTTGAGCAAATGACTGTTCGATGAGGACAGGCTGGAGATTTAGTTCAAACGTTAGCACTGAGTGGTTTAAAAGCTCTTTTCTGCAATAAAGAGAACAATATattgaagaaaataaaacatttgtatgtaaacattttttatgaTAGTCACTTCCTCAAACAGTAGTCTTGTGCCTCTGAGGCTTTATGATGGCACTAGCGTCATCATCGTAAAGCCACCAGTCTTGATATATGCAACACAAGATCTGTGGTAATGTTACAGAAAATGGACGACTTGGACTTATAACTCATTTGTGACTGAGATGTTTTGATTTAACAGAAACTTAACAGGAGGAAATATGACGCTAGCATGCAGCTAGCCGGTCCCTATATGGCATATATACAAACTCAACACATGCTACATAAGTGttagctcaaaaaaaaaaaatccagggaTCTTCTGTAGtagatatttattttgtaataaatacaCAGGACATTTAAGTTCATGTTTTCCATGTTGTTGTTCATGAGACAGTGTGTGATATAGGGTGGGGGTGGGGACAGCACAATCATACGTACAGCAGCCGCCAAAATTAATGGCACCTCggtttagctgtgttaaaatccttatttttttttattagttatgATGAGCACTGTAGTTTCAAATTTCAATTGTTGTATGTCGATTatttgaaccccccccccccacacacacacacacacacacaaaaaaaacaaaaaagttgacTTGAGACATGAAATCCAAAATGTCATTAACAGTACAAAGCAGCAAGAACACGACTACCTCTCCCAACTTGGGCTACGCATATATATACCTAGAGGTACATGAACACATTGCAGGGGGGTACATGgaaacatttcataatttattttccaGATTAATAATCTTGTGGCACAGCCACATCAAAATCACAACAGTCGAGTGTCAACACAAGTGTCTGATTAAAGCTCTGACGACTGatgaagagaaaataaaacctCTATAGTGGGTCTGAATATTATTCGTGTTAACTGTTACATTCCTGATATATAAGATTTAAATCGCCGTTTAAGAGACTTTTTCAAAGGAGCGAAAGCTTTTTTTGTAACTTGTAGtaaaggcagttttttttcttcgttttgattcacattttttttaattaatatttattgtcaaggtaacatttatttttataataataaataataaatgttttaaaagaaGTTAACACAATGAAAagattttcatttattaatcaGAACATGTATGAATGATGGGAATACTCATGGTACCCGTTCTTTGTGATAGTGGttctgaagatggatggatggatgtcagcaATCCTTTCATCTACAGTTTTCCTAGATGTCGAACTTGGAGGTTTTATCGCTGCGTAGCGAGAATCACATCACAGTATCGTGTTGATAAgaacaccaaaaacaatgttAAGGCAAACATTCTCAAATTAACAATGAATATCCTCCCTGAGGCCACTGGCACTTGATGGTCTCTCAGGATTTTAAATCATGTCCTTTTTTTAAGATTATAAAAATGATCaaaggcaaaataaataaataaaatcattacaatatatttaaaaaaaaaagaatgtttaaagCTAATGTCTGTAACATTCCATGAGTCCACGAAAACAAATGCAGCAGTGTCATTGGTTTCAATGATAATTAATGCAACATTGCTCTGATATTAGTTATGTTGCATATTGAGGTGAAATCATAGTGAGAGGAAGTGGAGGTGAGTGAGGGAGCTTACTTAGCTGTGCGTAAAAGCCTTACATACATGCAATGGGCAAACGTGAATGTACAGTAGAGGTGCTAGTGTGGATGTCCCTTTTGTTTCTATcattcaagtttaaaaaaaaaaatgctcagggCATTGCTAATACTGACTCATTTCAGTACCATTCTGGCCACCGCACGACAGCAGCGTCCGTCCGGCGGCTTCTCCGGCTTCAGATGGTGCGAGGAGTTCATGGAAGCAGTTGCTGCAACTTTGAATCGTCCACTTTGTTCACCGCGACTATGTGATCCAGATGTTGAAGGTAGCGGTCCGTGTCTCGCATGAAATGCGGGATTCTGGCGCAGTCCATCACTGCCAAGTGTCGCAGCTTCTCCACATCTTCATAGGACACCTACACCCAACAAAAAACGTACTTGAACGAGCACTGCTGTTTGTTGCATTTATGTTCTTTTGCTCCTCTCTTCTCCTTTGCTTTGCGTCTGACCTCCGCCACTGGTGAATAAAGATATATCAGCGTATCAAGGTTGAGGAATTTTACTTTGAAGGTTTCCTggcgcaactttttttttcttcaacatattACACCAGGAAGCAGTGACAGCATTAACCAGCCTAAAACTGTCGGTCAGGTGATTTTTCATTTACTCATTCTCTCTCGTTCTGTTCCTGTTCACATAGCATAACTTCGATCCACAACAGCCAGTCCTTCAATTttgtgtacagtgttccctcgtttatcacgGGTGTTACCTTCCAAAAACTAaccgcgataatggaaatctggctgaattaaaaaaaaaaaaaaaaaagttaattatacatattttttaattatatatgttttttttatattattttttactttattataaatactttttcattcatcatatgttcttttttccatctacaggactgtctcagaaaattagaatattgtgataaagtcatttattttctgtcatgcaattaaaaaatcaaaatgtcatacattctggattcattacaaatcaactgaaatattgcaagttattttaatattgctgattatggcttacagcttaaaagaaaattcaaatatcctatctcaagatattagaatatcatgaaaaagtacactagtaggctattcaactaatcacttgaatcgtctaacACGAAACACCTGGAaatgtttccaagtgaatccagaagtatgacatttttgttatatatatatatatatatttatatatattacttatacagcacagtatatagatttttttcatttattaatatttgtatttgttttttttttgttttagtttgatttttagtttattatgaatgctttttaattCATCATTTCCGGGGGGGTTTTCTCAATtaccgtcatttttttttccattaaaagtatgtttttgtttttttttaaattacttataCAGCatagtatgtatatatatatatatatatatatatatatatatatatatatatatatatatatatatatatatatatatatattttcgatctccggaatgcaatggcGTGGAGCAACGGGACAAAcgccgttggaaaggtctcgtcgagacgaatcCGGTCGGAAGTAGCGTTCGAGAGAGACTGCCGTGCAAAGACCAAAAAATTAAACTAACCAAAAAGcatactgtaaaacaaaaaacaaaaacaaaaaaaaatctgcgcaAGATGAACCcatgataaacgagggaacactattaTTGTCCCCACCccacttttaaaaattttttttttacttgtttagtAACTGGCCCTGTCCCATACTGTTTCATGCCTGTGTGTGTAAGAACAAGAGAGATTTAAAAGAGAAAAGGTgataatatcaaataaaatgagAAAGCGGTGATGCATAGAGGTGCAGACGCAAACCTTTCCTAAGGAAGTCAACATCTTGAAGTCAATGTTCCTTCGATGTCGAAGTATCCGCAGGATCCCGTCTAAATAAACCTGGTCTTTACTGAAGCAGCCTGCAAAAGGAACacgcataaacaaacaaacaaggccTTAGAATGGttacaa
Above is a genomic segment from Festucalex cinctus isolate MCC-2025b chromosome 4, RoL_Fcin_1.0, whole genome shotgun sequence containing:
- the LOC144017541 gene encoding casein kinase II subunit alpha'-like isoform X2 — encoded protein: MPGSSPASSKARVYADVNTWKNKDYWDYDTHVSNWSNQDNYQLVRKLGRGKYSEVFEAINVSSSEKVVVKILKPVKGKKIKREIKILENLRGGTNIIRLVDTVKDPVSRTPALVFECINNTDFKELYQKLTDYDIRYYMYELLRALDYSHSMGIMHRDVKPHNVMIDHQLRKLRLIDWGLAEFYHPGQEYNVRVASRYFKGPELLVDYKMYDYSLDMWSLGCMLASMIFLKEPFFHGQDNDQLVRIAKVLGTDELFGYLHKYHIELDTRFKDLLGQQTRKRLEQFIQSENQHLVSPEALDLLDKLLRYDHQQRLTALEAMKHPYFYPVIKQSNTNSNRIRTKEISTSIAS